In Vicingus serpentipes, the DNA window TTTTTTGTGCTTGCTTATTATAAAAATAAGAAACCTGTAATGAGTTATTGCTAAACAACAATTGGACAAGTAAATTCCAATATATTTTTAATTTATAAAGTCTAATAATTTCGATACTTGAACAATATTTTTTTAATTCATCTATTGAAGATTGAGCAACTTTAGCATCTGAAAGTGCGCACAATATAATTTCGTTATTTTTTGAAAGCTCTTTAATTTGATGATATGCACGTAGTTTATCACCTTTTTCTAAAGGGTATGGAAATCGAGATAATAAAACAAAAATTTTCATACTGACTTAAAATAAACTTATTAGGTCTTTAATAATTTGGTTATTATCATATTTTTCATGAATCAATTGGAGTGCGTTTTCTCCAATCTGTTTTGCTTCCTCTTTGTTTTTTAAACACCAATTAATTGCAGTTATAAACTCTTCTTTTTTATTTGCAACTATTACATTTTTGTTTGGGACATAATCTATACCTTCTAATGCAATAGATGTTGCTATTACAGTTTTGCCCAATGCCATCCCTTCTACGATTTTAATTCGCATTCCTCCACCAGAAAACAAAGGTACTATCATCACTTGATTTTGGTTAATAAAATCAATCGCATCTTCAACTTGTCCAACTATTTCTACATTTTTTTGATTAAGTTTCAATAGCCATTCTGGCATATTTTTACCAGCTAATTTTAGAACTAAATCATTATTAGAAGACAAAATATTACCCCAAACGTTATTCAACAACCATTTAATCCCAATTTGATTTGGAGTCCAATCCATGCTTCCTATATGAAAGAAAGTAAACTTAGATTCAGTCTTTGCTTTTAAATAGTTTGAGACGTTAATTCCAAAAGGGATAACTTTAACTTTTGTTTCACAACCCAACAATTCTATTTGCTGTTTATCTCTTTGGGTAATTGAAGCAATCACATCAACATTTTTAAGAACTTCTATTTCCTGAACTTTTAGTTGATCTGCTAATTTTTTTAAATAAATCTTCTTTATCCCTTTTCGTTCATTTTGAGTATTTCTTTCCCAAATTTCATGTTCTACATTATGGGCTCTAAAAACGATTTTAGCCTTTGTGTTTTTTCTAATTGAATCAATATATCCCGAGACAAAGAGACCTTCTAAAATTATTACTTCAAATTCTTCTTTATCTAATGTTGAAACTATTAGTTCTTCAAATTTCTTACAATAAAAACGACTGAGGTTATATGAATTAGATTTACATAAATTTAATAAAGCACTAATAGGCTTAACCCTTGTATCTATAAAAAAATGCTCTATATTAGTTTTTTCAATATAATCTGCAGATATTTTTTCTGGTAAAAATGGATGTTTAGCAGTACTTATTGTTAAAACTTTTACTCGAATATTATTAGAAAGTAATCCTTCTGTAATATTATTCATAGCCTTACAACCTCCATCAATAGAAGGAACAGGTGGCTTTGAACATATTTGAAGTACTTTCATCTATTTTTTCTTTTTAAACAGTTTCTTAAAAAAAGAAAGATATGAATCTAAATTAAACATCGCAGAATCTGTAGTTGCTTTATAGGTAAAGAAAATTCCTAAAGGAAACAAAACAGCAGTTGCCAACCACATTCCTTGATATGGTTCAATCACCATTTCTTTAGCACTCTTCTCTCCCATCATAGACAATATCCAAAACAATAAAAAGAATACAACTGATATAACTACCGGCATTCCCAAGCCACCTTTTTGAACAATTGCACCAAGAGGCGCTCCAATAAAAAACATAATTAGACAAGCTATTGAAAAAGTGAATTTCCGATGCCATTCTATTTGAATATTTAACAAATTTTCTTGCTGATAATCCATTTCAACCATTGCTGCAGAAGCTCTTCCTTTATTTGTACGTGCAGCATTTAAAGCAATACTGTAAACTTGCTGTTTTTCTTCCTTAGAAAATGTATTTATTAATTCATTCATCGAAGCATAGATTAAACTATCGTTATCTGTTTTTTTTGTTAAAGTATCGTTTATTAAATATGAATTATGAATTGATAAAAAGAACTCATCAGTTCTTTTGTTCTGATACTTTTTTAAAGTATCAGTTTTGTTTGCAAGCTGATCTAAGTTCAGCATCCTATAATCTTCTTTAAATAGCTCCTCGTCTGTTCTATCCATTTTAAAACCAGACATGTCAATTCTCATTTCATGTTCTTCAAAAATAAAACGTGACAACGGATAAATCTTATCCCTTCTCCCCTCATACTTCTCTTGATAGTCTATACCATTAAAAAGCTTTATCGAAAAATAACTTTTATCATTAGACATTTTCATAATTGCAGAATCTGCAATTGTTAATTGTCTGTTGCCTTGATTTTCAGTATGATTATAAATCATCACATCTTTTAACAAATCCCCTTCTTCCCTTATCTCTTTTCCTTTTACACGAATCACATAACCATCTATTTCATTATAAAATACATCTGGTAATATGTTAAATGCTGGCTTTTGAGATCTAATATCATGAAACAATGAATAAAACTTTAGATTAGCTACAGGAATAACATTATTTGCAAAGAAAAAAGCTCCAATACTCAAGATTGAAACCAAAACAATTAAAGGTTGCATTACTTTTTGTAATGAAATTCCAGCCGCCTTAAATGAGACTAATTCAAAATGCTCTCCTAAATTTCCAAAAGTCATTAAAGAAGCTAACAATATTGATAGCGGCATTGCTAAAGGCACTAAGCTAGCGGAAGCATACATTAATAATTCTGCTATAACATACCATTCCAAACCTTTACCCAGCATGTCATCAATGTATAGCCATATAAATTGCATAAGCAATACAAATAGAGCTATAAAAAAGGTCATTATGAATGGACCTATAAATGATTTTATGATGAATAATGATGCTTTTTTCAAATCAATAAAGATTGTAGCAAATATAGTTATTCGATATAACTTAAATTAATGGAAATGAAGAGCTGCATATTATAAAAATCGCTACCTAAATTAAGTAGCGATTTTTATAATAAACTTTAACAGTTCTTATTTAAATTGACTAGAAACTATTAAATCTTTAGTACCGTGTGTCCAAGAATAAAAACCTTCTCCAGATTTTACTCCTTTTTTACCTGCCATTACCATATTAACTAATAATGGACATGGAGCATATTTAGAATTTCCAAAACCTTCATACAATACATTTAATATTGAAAGACATACATCTAATCCAATAAAATCAGCTAATTGCAAAGGTCCCATTGGGTGAGCCATACCTAATTTCATCACAGTATCTATTTCTTCAACTCCTGCAACACCTTCGTGCAAAGTAATTATTGCCTCATTAATCATTGGCATTAAAATACGATTGGCCACAAAACCAGGGTAATCATTTACTTCAGTTGGAGTTTTACCTAATTTTTTAGACAAA includes these proteins:
- a CDS encoding glycosyltransferase family 4 protein, with amino-acid sequence MKVLQICSKPPVPSIDGGCKAMNNITEGLLSNNIRVKVLTISTAKHPFLPEKISADYIEKTNIEHFFIDTRVKPISALLNLCKSNSYNLSRFYCKKFEELIVSTLDKEEFEVIILEGLFVSGYIDSIRKNTKAKIVFRAHNVEHEIWERNTQNERKGIKKIYLKKLADQLKVQEIEVLKNVDVIASITQRDKQQIELLGCETKVKVIPFGINVSNYLKAKTESKFTFFHIGSMDWTPNQIGIKWLLNNVWGNILSSNNDLVLKLAGKNMPEWLLKLNQKNVEIVGQVEDAIDFINQNQVMIVPLFSGGGMRIKIVEGMALGKTVIATSIALEGIDYVPNKNVIVANKKEEFITAINWCLKNKEEAKQIGENALQLIHEKYDNNQIIKDLISLF
- a CDS encoding LptF/LptG family permease, with amino-acid sequence MKKASLFIIKSFIGPFIMTFFIALFVLLMQFIWLYIDDMLGKGLEWYVIAELLMYASASLVPLAMPLSILLASLMTFGNLGEHFELVSFKAAGISLQKVMQPLIVLVSILSIGAFFFANNVIPVANLKFYSLFHDIRSQKPAFNILPDVFYNEIDGYVIRVKGKEIREEGDLLKDVMIYNHTENQGNRQLTIADSAIMKMSNDKSYFSIKLFNGIDYQEKYEGRRDKIYPLSRFIFEEHEMRIDMSGFKMDRTDEELFKEDYRMLNLDQLANKTDTLKKYQNKRTDEFFLSIHNSYLINDTLTKKTDNDSLIYASMNELINTFSKEEKQQVYSIALNAARTNKGRASAAMVEMDYQQENLLNIQIEWHRKFTFSIACLIMFFIGAPLGAIVQKGGLGMPVVISVVFFLLFWILSMMGEKSAKEMVIEPYQGMWLATAVLFPLGIFFTYKATTDSAMFNLDSYLSFFKKLFKKKK